The Leifsonia poae region CCTCGAGTTCTACGGCGCGTATCTCGCGAAGCCTCCGAGCGTGGAGCGGGTTCGCAGCATCCTCGACCCGCTGCTCACGGCGCTGCGAACGCACTACGGTGTGCCCGCGATCATCTACGCCACGCCGGACGTCTACGACCGGTACCTCCGCGGGAGCTACACGGACAACCCGCTCTGGATCCGGTCCGTCGCCCTCCCGCCCGAACTGCCGGACGGGCGCGACTGGACGTTCTGGCAGTACTCGGACCGGGAACGCCTCGCCGGGTACGCCGGAGAGGACGGCGACGAGCCCTACCTCGACATGAACGTCTTCTCGGGATCCATGGAGGCGCTCGAAACGCTGCGGCAATCGGGCACACAATAGGCTGTACCCGTCGAAAGGGGTTTGCGTGGCGCGACGCGACGAGATCGAATGCTGGCTCACAGACATGGACGGAGTGCTCGTCCATGAGAACCACGCCCTGCCGGGGGCGGCCGACCTGATCCAACAGTGGCGGGACCAGGGCACACCGTTCCTGGTGCTCACCAACAACTCGATCTTCACCCCGCGCGACCTCGCCGCCCGGCTCCGCGCATCCGGTCTGGATGTGCCGGAGGAGTCGATCTGGACCTCCGCCCTGGCCACTGCCGACTTCCTCAAGTCGCAGATGCCCGGCGGCAGCGCCTTCGTGATCGGCGAAGCCGGCATCACCACCGCGCTGCACGAGGCGGGCTTCATCATGACCGACACCGACCCCGACTATGTGGTCGTCGGCGAGACCCGCAGCTACTCGTTCGACGCGATCACAAAGGCCGTTCGCCTGATCGGCAAGGGGGCGCGGTTCATCGCCACAAACCCCGATGCGACCGGCCCGAGCGCCGAAGGCCCCCTCCCGGCCACCGGTGCCATCACCGCGATGATCACCAAGGCCACCGGCATGGAGCCGTACGTCGTCGGCAAGCCGAACCCCATGATGTTCCGCTCGGCGATGAACCGCATCGGCGCCCACTCCGAGAACACCGCGATGGTGGGCGACCGCATGGACACCGACATCGTGGCCGGCATCGAGGCGGGGCTGCAC contains the following coding sequences:
- a CDS encoding HAD-IIA family hydrolase — encoded protein: MARRDEIECWLTDMDGVLVHENHALPGAADLIQQWRDQGTPFLVLTNNSIFTPRDLAARLRASGLDVPEESIWTSALATADFLKSQMPGGSAFVIGEAGITTALHEAGFIMTDTDPDYVVVGETRSYSFDAITKAVRLIGKGARFIATNPDATGPSAEGPLPATGAITAMITKATGMEPYVVGKPNPMMFRSAMNRIGAHSENTAMVGDRMDTDIVAGIEAGLHTILVLTGISDKSEIERFPFRPDEIVDGVADLVTREPVESDL